One genomic window of Micromonospora sp. WMMD1128 includes the following:
- the rimP gene encoding ribosome maturation factor RimP, whose product MTQRGRATRPSGPAGRPRRSEGARGADRGGAPRGDLAARRARLREVIEPVVSAAGYDLEDLSVSRAGRRHVVRVIVDADGGIRLDAVADVSRAVSAALDAAEESGGDIVAGEYQLEVSSPGVDRPLTLPRHWRRNVGRLVKVTARGDAGDRQLTGRVTAADDERVVLETDAGPATHPYPELGPGRVQVEFSRLDDLADADLGDDTDDDTDDDEDLEDEER is encoded by the coding sequence ATGACGCAGCGTGGCCGTGCCACCCGGCCGTCGGGCCCCGCCGGGCGGCCCCGCCGGTCCGAGGGCGCACGCGGCGCGGACCGCGGCGGCGCACCGCGCGGCGACCTCGCCGCTCGCCGGGCCCGCCTGCGCGAGGTGATCGAGCCAGTGGTCAGCGCCGCCGGCTACGACCTGGAGGACCTCTCCGTCTCCCGGGCCGGGCGCCGGCACGTGGTCCGGGTGATCGTGGACGCGGACGGCGGGATCCGGCTGGACGCCGTCGCGGACGTGTCCCGGGCGGTCTCCGCGGCGCTTGACGCGGCCGAGGAGAGCGGCGGGGACATCGTCGCCGGTGAGTACCAACTCGAGGTCAGCTCGCCCGGCGTGGACCGTCCGCTCACCCTGCCCCGGCACTGGCGGCGCAACGTCGGCCGGCTGGTCAAGGTGACCGCGCGCGGCGACGCCGGGGACCGGCAGCTCACCGGCCGGGTCACGGCCGCCGACGACGAGCGGGTGGTGCTGGAGACCGACGCCGGCCCCGCCACCCACCCCTACCCCGAGCTCGGGCCCGGCCGGGTCCAGGTGGAGTTCTCCCGCCTGGACGATCTGGCCGACGCCGATCTCGGTGACGACACCGACGACGACACCGACGACGACGAAGATCTGGAGGACGAGGAGAGGTGA